In Opitutaceae bacterium TAV5, one genomic interval encodes:
- a CDS encoding protoporphyrinogen oxidase produces MSASLPPPPPPPHTHTQARLPVAVIGGGITGLTAAWRLAREGHPVRLFEASPRPGGLIRSERDGEWLSEAGPNSLLDNKPELAALLAELGLEEARQYAQPAAKKRFIVRRGRPLAAPSSPVSAVTTPLLSLRGKLRIFGDLFWRPRPRAEDLPLGEFAAAHFGRELADYAVDPFVSGIYAGDPQRLSARYAFPLLWELEQKHGSLIRGGIAAAKARRATRPAGPAEKPRPPRARIFSFAEGLETIPAALAERLPAGCVETGARVVRLVPPVARGGAWEVVWERKDEKGASGVEGRLTERVAAVILALPGEALARLEIGANGEHPLAALAEVEYPPVASLFLGYRREQVRHPLDGFGMLAPSKENRNLLGVLFSSTLFPGRAPAGHIALTVLAGGVQRPELARMELPSLMGIVRAELLELLGVSGDPVYVKHRVTPHAIPQYNLGYGRFHTVIEAAETAHPGLLVGGPVRDGIAVSACVAAGEKLARRVVA; encoded by the coding sequence ATGTCTGCCTCCCTCCCTCCCCCCCCGCCACCACCACACACACACACGCAGGCGCGGTTGCCTGTCGCCGTCATCGGCGGCGGCATCACCGGGCTCACCGCAGCCTGGCGGCTCGCGCGCGAGGGTCATCCGGTGCGGCTTTTCGAAGCGTCCCCGCGGCCTGGCGGGCTGATTCGCAGCGAACGCGATGGCGAGTGGCTGAGCGAGGCCGGGCCCAACTCGCTGCTCGACAACAAACCGGAACTCGCAGCGCTGCTCGCCGAGCTCGGACTGGAGGAGGCCCGCCAGTATGCGCAGCCAGCGGCGAAAAAGCGGTTTATCGTGCGTCGCGGCCGTCCGCTGGCGGCGCCGTCGTCGCCGGTGTCGGCGGTGACCACGCCGCTGCTTTCGTTGCGCGGGAAGCTGCGGATTTTCGGCGACCTGTTTTGGCGGCCCCGCCCGCGGGCGGAGGATCTGCCGCTGGGCGAATTTGCCGCGGCGCATTTCGGGCGTGAACTGGCCGATTATGCGGTCGATCCATTTGTCTCCGGCATCTACGCGGGGGATCCGCAGAGACTTTCGGCCCGGTATGCGTTTCCGTTGCTGTGGGAACTGGAACAAAAACACGGCTCCCTTATCCGGGGCGGGATCGCCGCGGCGAAGGCGCGCCGCGCCACCCGGCCGGCAGGACCGGCAGAAAAACCGCGCCCGCCGCGGGCGAGGATTTTTTCGTTTGCAGAGGGGCTGGAGACGATCCCCGCCGCGCTCGCGGAGCGGTTGCCGGCCGGTTGCGTGGAGACGGGAGCGCGTGTCGTGCGGCTGGTGCCGCCGGTGGCCCGCGGAGGCGCCTGGGAGGTGGTGTGGGAACGAAAGGACGAAAAGGGCGCAAGCGGTGTCGAGGGGCGGCTGACGGAGCGGGTGGCGGCGGTGATCCTGGCGTTGCCGGGCGAGGCGCTGGCGCGGCTGGAAATCGGAGCGAACGGAGAACACCCGCTGGCGGCGCTGGCGGAGGTGGAGTATCCGCCGGTGGCGTCACTGTTTCTCGGATACAGGCGTGAACAGGTGCGGCATCCGCTCGACGGTTTCGGGATGCTGGCGCCGTCGAAAGAAAACCGGAATCTGCTCGGCGTGCTCTTTTCCTCGACGCTGTTTCCCGGCCGGGCACCGGCGGGGCATATCGCGCTCACGGTGCTGGCGGGCGGGGTGCAGCGGCCGGAGCTGGCGCGGATGGAGCTGCCTTCGCTCATGGGCATCGTGCGCGCCGAGTTGCTGGAGTTGCTCGGCGTATCGGGCGATCCGGTGTACGTGAAGCACCGCGTCACGCCGCACGCGATCCCCCAGTACAATCTCGGTTACGGGAGATTTCACACGGTGATCGAGGCTGCCGAAACCGCGCATCCGGGGCTTCTGGTCGGCGGACCGGTCCGCGACGGCATCGCGGTGAGCGCCTGCGTGGCCGCAGGAGAAAAACTGGCCCGGCGCGTGGTTGCGTAA
- a CDS encoding RNA methyltransferase, with translation MSALSQRAALIIDKISPDNPADHALRRELGQLRHLSPAERRDIAHAVFSYFRWLSWLDDAGARPARIAAALDLQRRFDADPAAIKKETLAVRAVPAWVLDEIDFPSPDARTAWLRALQRPAPLWIRAQREFAEKLPRALGHCEPAPASSLLTAPTAFRYTGPKDLFRTDEFKQGLFEIQDLASQLVGHACTPQPGETWWDACCGEGGKTLHLSDLMDNRGLIWATDRHTGRLATLRKRASRAHAWNYRAVPWNGGPVLPTKTKFDGILLDAPCSGTGTWQRNPHARWTTSPDDVRELAAIQQQLLAHAAPALKPGGRLVYAVCTLTRSETTAIADAFTAAHTTDFEPLPIPGASDARLTLWPHEHNANGMFIAAWKRR, from the coding sequence ATGTCCGCTCTCTCCCAGCGCGCCGCGCTCATCATCGACAAGATTTCGCCCGACAACCCGGCGGACCATGCTCTCCGCCGCGAACTCGGCCAGCTCCGCCACCTCTCGCCCGCCGAGCGCCGCGACATCGCGCACGCTGTTTTCAGTTACTTTCGCTGGCTCTCCTGGCTCGACGATGCCGGCGCCCGCCCCGCCCGGATCGCCGCCGCGCTCGACCTCCAGCGCCGCTTCGACGCCGATCCCGCCGCCATCAAAAAAGAAACCCTCGCCGTCCGCGCCGTTCCCGCCTGGGTGCTCGACGAAATCGACTTCCCCTCGCCCGACGCCCGCACCGCCTGGCTCCGCGCGCTCCAGAGGCCTGCTCCGCTCTGGATTCGCGCGCAGCGGGAATTTGCCGAAAAACTCCCCCGCGCCCTCGGCCACTGCGAACCGGCGCCCGCCTCCTCCCTCCTCACGGCGCCCACCGCCTTCCGTTATACCGGCCCCAAGGATCTCTTCCGCACCGACGAATTCAAACAGGGTCTCTTCGAAATCCAGGATCTCGCCTCGCAACTCGTCGGCCACGCCTGCACTCCGCAGCCCGGGGAAACCTGGTGGGACGCCTGCTGCGGCGAAGGCGGCAAGACGCTCCACCTCTCCGACCTGATGGACAACCGCGGCCTCATCTGGGCGACCGACCGCCACACCGGCCGCCTCGCCACCCTGCGCAAGCGCGCTTCCCGCGCCCACGCCTGGAACTACCGCGCCGTCCCCTGGAACGGCGGCCCCGTCCTCCCCACCAAAACAAAGTTCGACGGCATCCTCCTCGACGCCCCGTGCAGCGGAACCGGCACCTGGCAGCGCAACCCGCATGCCCGCTGGACCACCTCGCCCGACGACGTCCGCGAACTCGCCGCCATCCAGCAGCAACTCCTCGCCCACGCCGCCCCGGCGCTCAAGCCCGGCGGACGCCTCGTCTACGCCGTCTGCACGCTCACCCGCAGCGAGACCACCGCCATCGCCGACGCCTTCACCGCCGCGCACACCACGGATTTCGAACCACTCCCGATCCCCGGCGCCTCCGATGCCCGTCTCACCCTCTGGCCTCACGAGCACAACGCCAACGGCATGTTCATCGCCGCCTGGAAACGCCGCTGA
- the hemE gene encoding uroporphyrinogen decarboxylase (catalyzes the formation of coproporphyrinogen from uroporphyrinogen III) → MTSRDRFLAACACQPLERPPLWVMRQAGRYLPEYRVLKAQSSFLHMVRTPELATEVTLQPLQRFPGIDAAILFSDILVIPEALGQAYAFRDTGGIEMAGRIETRAQVEALAPAEAVPERLGYVADALRLIRREVGDAKAVLGFGGSPWTLATYMVEGGSSDDFGRVKLLFYTDRAAFDALLEKLADALVVYFRMQIEAGVDAIQIFDSWGGIIAGPDYEAASLCWIRRIVAALPAGFPVILYAKGTAPHVAAQAGTGIRVLSIDWTNDLAAVRRSLAPAGVAVQGNLDPVLMQTTPEIVRCEATRLLDSMRGLHGHIFNLGHGITPQAKIEAMEALVDTVTGWR, encoded by the coding sequence ATGACTTCCCGCGACCGTTTCCTTGCCGCCTGCGCCTGCCAGCCGCTCGAACGTCCGCCGCTCTGGGTGATGCGGCAGGCCGGGCGTTACCTGCCGGAATACCGGGTGCTCAAGGCGCAGTCGTCGTTTTTGCACATGGTGCGCACGCCGGAACTGGCCACCGAGGTCACACTCCAGCCGTTGCAGCGGTTTCCGGGGATCGATGCGGCGATCCTGTTTTCCGACATTCTGGTGATTCCCGAAGCGCTGGGGCAGGCTTACGCTTTTCGCGACACCGGCGGCATCGAAATGGCGGGACGGATCGAAACGCGGGCGCAGGTCGAGGCGCTCGCCCCGGCGGAGGCCGTGCCCGAACGGCTCGGCTACGTGGCCGACGCCCTCCGGCTCATCCGGCGAGAGGTCGGCGATGCGAAGGCCGTGCTCGGCTTCGGCGGCTCGCCGTGGACGCTTGCCACCTACATGGTCGAAGGCGGCAGCTCCGATGATTTCGGGCGCGTCAAACTGCTCTTCTACACCGACCGGGCCGCGTTCGATGCGTTGCTGGAAAAACTCGCCGACGCGCTGGTTGTGTATTTCCGGATGCAGATCGAAGCCGGCGTCGATGCCATCCAGATTTTCGATTCGTGGGGCGGGATCATCGCGGGGCCGGATTACGAGGCGGCGTCGCTTTGCTGGATTCGACGGATCGTCGCCGCGCTGCCGGCCGGGTTTCCGGTGATCCTGTATGCGAAGGGCACGGCGCCGCACGTGGCGGCCCAGGCCGGGACAGGCATCCGGGTGCTCAGCATCGACTGGACCAATGACCTGGCGGCGGTCCGGCGTTCGCTGGCGCCGGCGGGCGTGGCCGTGCAGGGGAATCTCGATCCGGTGCTCATGCAAACGACCCCGGAAATCGTGAGGTGTGAGGCCACGAGGTTGCTCGACTCCATGCGCGGGCTGCACGGGCACATTTTCAACCTCGGGCACGGGATCACGCCGCAGGCAAAAATCGAGGCGATGGAGGCGCTGGTCGATACGGTGACGGGGTGGCGGTGA
- a CDS encoding 5'-nucleotidase has protein sequence MRLLVSNDDGIDSLFFHELIHALRDAGHTLYVVAPKHEQSWTGAGKSRHRTVTSEAVERGFGCPSWTVDGTPADCVNIALAHLLPRIEGKTTPDVGAVVSGINLGRNTALGFIMASGTIAAAWEGAIHGLPAIAFSQELDTAAFGRLKKGEPMDAVLRETLAASVAHAVRLTEALLAPQTKTPAPFVVHNVNFPHPCGAETPVRRTIPAQVRTPGLFSPAADDGTHRFVYADAVDVSPPGQLTDKAALAAGVISHSVLDYTRLGVAEG, from the coding sequence ATGCGACTTCTTGTTTCCAACGACGACGGCATCGACAGTCTGTTTTTCCACGAACTGATCCATGCGCTGCGGGATGCGGGGCATACGCTCTACGTCGTGGCTCCGAAACATGAGCAAAGCTGGACAGGCGCGGGAAAGTCGCGGCATCGCACGGTGACGTCGGAAGCGGTCGAGCGCGGGTTCGGATGTCCGTCCTGGACGGTGGACGGGACGCCCGCCGATTGCGTCAATATCGCGCTGGCCCATCTGCTGCCCCGTATTGAAGGAAAAACTACGCCGGATGTCGGGGCGGTGGTCAGCGGCATCAATCTGGGGCGCAACACCGCGCTCGGTTTCATCATGGCGAGCGGCACCATCGCCGCGGCGTGGGAGGGGGCGATTCACGGACTGCCAGCGATCGCGTTTTCGCAAGAACTGGACACAGCCGCTTTCGGGCGGCTGAAAAAGGGCGAGCCGATGGACGCCGTTCTCCGGGAGACGCTGGCGGCGTCGGTCGCGCATGCGGTGCGGTTGACGGAGGCGCTGCTGGCTCCCCAAACGAAAACGCCGGCGCCGTTTGTGGTGCACAATGTCAATTTCCCGCATCCTTGCGGTGCGGAGACGCCGGTGCGGCGGACGATCCCGGCGCAGGTGCGCACGCCGGGGCTTTTCAGCCCGGCGGCGGATGACGGCACGCATCGCTTCGTGTATGCGGATGCGGTGGATGTTTCTCCTCCCGGCCAGCTTACGGACAAGGCGGCGCTGGCAGCCGGAGTGATCAGTCACAGTGTGCTGGATTATACGCGGCTGGGCGTGGCGGAGGGGTGA
- a CDS encoding zinc-binding protein, giving the protein MKTLFQRIIDREIPAKIEHEDDRCIVIHDIEPQAPVHLLIIPKTVIPRVGEATVADEGTLGHLLLVAGVVAKKLGLERGFRLVINHGPDACESVPHLHVHLLAKRQMGWPPG; this is encoded by the coding sequence ATGAAAACGCTGTTCCAACGTATCATCGACCGGGAAATTCCCGCCAAAATCGAGCACGAGGACGACCGGTGCATCGTCATCCACGACATCGAGCCGCAGGCGCCCGTGCATCTGCTCATCATCCCGAAAACCGTGATCCCGCGCGTGGGCGAGGCGACGGTGGCGGACGAGGGCACACTCGGGCACCTGCTGCTCGTGGCCGGAGTGGTGGCGAAAAAGCTCGGCCTCGAACGCGGTTTCCGCCTCGTCATCAACCACGGTCCGGATGCCTGCGAGAGCGTGCCGCACCTGCACGTGCACCTGCTCGCGAAGCGCCAGATGGGCTGGCCTCCGGGATAG